From Thalassoglobus sp. JC818, the proteins below share one genomic window:
- a CDS encoding error-prone DNA polymerase, producing the protein MPDQPDPKPQRPTLSPQPRNREEPPYVELHCKTNFSFLEGASHPDELVQQAAVLGYHALAITDKNSLAGVVRAHVAARSAELKLLIGAEITLTDAPPAVLLATDRDSYGRLCRLLTIGKRRAPKGECQLTFEDLTKHSQGLLACVLLRPGLDFSPALLLKYRKVFGDRCYGLLERHFDADDSHTLEQMLQRADTCDIPVAAANNVHYHIPRRRLLHDTLTAIRHRCRISELGTRRFSNGERYLKSPSQMRDLFSDLPDAVFRTKEIADRCQFSLDELRYEYPEELCPSGITRIQYLRNVTEVGARERYPQGVPEKVRKILEHEFELIEKLQYESYFLTVWDLVNFARSQNILCQGRGSAANSAVCYCLGVTSVNPDQIDVLFERFISEERNEAPDIDVDFEHDRREIVLQYLYKKYGRDRAGLTATVITYRPKSAVRDVGKALGFSLDRLNTFAKSADHIHDPELLSQRLEEAGLNSQTRLSRQFLFLVQEILGFPRHLSQHVGGMIITQRPLCEMAPIENASMPGRTVICWDKDDLDMLGILKIDCLALGMLSALHRSFDLLKKHYDQPLTLAAIPPDDPAVYAMIRKADTIGVFQIESRAQMSSLPLLRPEKWYDLVIQVAIIRPGPIQGDMVHPYRRRKNGEEEVSYPDERIKGVLHKTLGVPLFQEQAMRLAIVAAGFTPGEADQLRRAMAAWRRTGNIDQFRIKLINGLIANGYDQEFGERLFHMIRGFGQYGFPESHAASFARLAYASAWLKYYYPEVFTASLLNSQPMGFYGPSQLVRDARQHGVEVRGVDVNESEWNCTLEFCPSVKKRPYALRLGFRLIKGFAEAHAQKILSQRSECPFSTFNEFALRTRLSKPVLERLSKADAFRSLGLNRRDSQWQSIIERPEQPLLDQILDHEPEVALPQMTPYEEVTHDYRTTGLSLKTHPMKFLRPTLDRDRILSAEQLREASQDAWVKVAGLVILRQRPSTSNGVTFVTLEDETGLVNLIVPQSIWERHRRIARNATVLHASGPLQKQKEVIHVLARHLKDFSHLLQQIEISSRDFH; encoded by the coding sequence ATGCCTGATCAGCCCGACCCAAAACCACAGCGTCCTACTCTCTCTCCTCAGCCCAGAAACAGAGAGGAACCACCGTATGTCGAATTACATTGCAAAACCAATTTCTCTTTCCTCGAAGGAGCATCACATCCCGACGAACTTGTTCAGCAGGCTGCCGTACTGGGTTATCACGCATTAGCCATTACCGACAAGAACAGCCTCGCGGGAGTGGTCCGCGCTCATGTCGCTGCCCGAAGTGCCGAATTGAAGCTACTCATCGGTGCGGAAATCACGCTGACAGACGCCCCGCCTGCGGTCCTTCTGGCGACAGACCGGGACTCTTATGGACGCTTGTGCCGTCTGCTCACAATTGGAAAACGTCGAGCTCCCAAAGGCGAGTGCCAACTGACATTCGAAGACCTGACGAAACACTCACAGGGATTACTTGCGTGTGTCTTGCTGAGGCCAGGACTCGACTTTTCTCCCGCCTTGCTTCTGAAGTATCGAAAGGTTTTTGGCGATCGCTGTTACGGATTGCTCGAAAGACATTTCGACGCAGACGATTCACACACTCTCGAACAAATGCTGCAGCGAGCGGACACTTGTGACATCCCCGTCGCTGCCGCGAACAATGTTCATTATCACATTCCCCGTCGACGTCTCCTCCACGATACCCTCACAGCAATCCGTCATCGCTGTCGGATCTCGGAACTCGGCACACGTCGATTCTCCAACGGAGAGCGCTATCTGAAATCTCCCTCTCAAATGCGGGACCTGTTTTCGGATCTCCCCGATGCTGTCTTCCGAACAAAAGAAATCGCCGACCGCTGCCAGTTTTCACTCGATGAATTGCGCTACGAATACCCCGAGGAATTGTGTCCATCGGGAATCACTCGGATTCAATACTTACGCAACGTCACCGAAGTTGGAGCTCGAGAACGTTATCCTCAGGGAGTTCCCGAGAAGGTTCGAAAGATCCTTGAGCACGAATTCGAATTGATCGAAAAGCTTCAGTACGAGTCCTACTTTCTAACGGTCTGGGATCTCGTCAACTTCGCCCGCAGCCAGAACATTCTCTGCCAGGGACGCGGGTCCGCTGCGAATTCAGCAGTCTGCTATTGCCTGGGAGTCACGTCGGTGAATCCCGATCAGATTGATGTCCTCTTCGAACGGTTCATCTCCGAAGAACGCAACGAAGCACCGGATATCGATGTTGATTTCGAACACGATCGTCGCGAGATCGTCCTGCAATATCTGTATAAGAAGTATGGTCGAGACCGCGCAGGGTTAACCGCGACGGTCATCACCTATCGCCCCAAGTCAGCAGTCCGCGACGTGGGCAAGGCCCTCGGCTTCTCACTCGATCGGTTAAACACCTTCGCCAAATCGGCGGACCACATTCACGATCCGGAACTTCTTTCACAGCGTCTGGAGGAAGCAGGACTCAATTCCCAGACGCGACTTTCGCGGCAGTTTTTGTTTCTCGTTCAGGAGATCCTCGGATTCCCGCGACACCTCTCGCAACATGTTGGGGGAATGATCATCACTCAGCGCCCTCTCTGTGAGATGGCTCCGATCGAAAATGCCTCCATGCCCGGCAGGACGGTTATCTGCTGGGACAAAGACGATCTCGACATGCTGGGCATCCTGAAGATCGACTGTCTGGCACTGGGAATGCTTTCTGCCCTACACCGCAGCTTCGACCTGCTCAAAAAGCATTACGATCAACCTCTCACACTCGCTGCCATCCCTCCGGATGATCCGGCCGTCTATGCGATGATTCGAAAGGCCGACACAATTGGTGTCTTTCAAATTGAATCTCGAGCACAGATGTCGTCCCTCCCCTTGCTTCGTCCAGAGAAGTGGTACGACCTGGTCATTCAAGTCGCCATCATTCGTCCGGGACCGATTCAAGGCGACATGGTTCATCCTTACCGGCGTCGCAAAAACGGAGAAGAAGAGGTCAGCTACCCCGACGAACGGATCAAAGGCGTGTTGCACAAGACTCTCGGAGTTCCCCTGTTTCAGGAACAAGCGATGCGGCTCGCGATCGTTGCAGCCGGATTCACGCCGGGAGAAGCGGACCAATTGCGACGGGCCATGGCTGCCTGGCGACGCACCGGAAACATCGATCAGTTTCGAATCAAACTCATCAATGGCCTGATCGCCAACGGCTACGATCAGGAATTCGGAGAGCGACTGTTCCATATGATTCGTGGGTTTGGGCAATATGGATTTCCCGAAAGTCACGCCGCATCATTCGCACGCCTGGCGTATGCCTCCGCCTGGTTGAAATATTATTACCCGGAGGTCTTCACAGCTTCTCTACTCAACAGTCAACCGATGGGATTTTACGGACCCTCTCAACTGGTTCGCGATGCTCGTCAACACGGTGTTGAAGTGCGTGGCGTTGATGTGAATGAGAGCGAATGGAATTGCACGCTTGAGTTCTGCCCGAGCGTCAAGAAACGCCCCTACGCGCTGCGATTGGGATTTCGACTGATCAAAGGATTTGCCGAAGCCCACGCACAAAAGATTCTCTCCCAACGCAGCGAGTGCCCATTCTCCACCTTCAACGAATTTGCGCTGAGAACGCGGCTTTCAAAACCGGTTCTGGAACGACTGAGCAAAGCAGACGCTTTCCGATCTCTCGGACTGAATCGGAGAGATTCTCAATGGCAATCCATCATCGAACGTCCCGAGCAACCATTGCTGGATCAGATTCTCGACCACGAGCCGGAAGTTGCTTTGCCGCAAATGACTCCCTACGAAGAAGTCACTCATGACTATCGAACGACCGGGTTGTCGCTGAAAACACATCCAATGAAATTCTTGAGGCCGACTCTCGATCGCGACCGAATCCTCTCGGCAGAACAGCTTCGTGAAGCTTCACAAGATGCCTGGGTTAAAGTCGCAGGGCTGGTCATTCTCCGCCAGCGTCCGTCGACCTCGAATGGAGTCACTTTCGTAACGCTGGAAGATGAAACCGGATTGGTCAATCTGATCGTTCCGCAATCAATCTGGGAGCGGCATCGACGCATCGCGCGAAACGCCACCGTCCTGCACGCGTCTGGTCCTCTTCAAAAACAGAAAGAGGTCATTCACGTGCTGGCTCGCCACCTGAAAGACTTTTCCCACTTACTCCAACAGATTGAAATCTCCTCCCGCGACTTCCACTAA
- a CDS encoding YbaK/EbsC family protein, with translation MNVESLLRSCGVDFDVLEHDTAYTAEQTAESLHVPQGHFAKTVVLNVDGSRILAVIPASRLIDLELVRREMGAMNVQLVGEEEFRLLFPDCELGAIPPFGSEYELETIVDDELGLGEHIVFDGNNHRRAIYMRYRDFLRIEHPRMAHIAN, from the coding sequence ATGAATGTTGAATCGCTATTGAGATCTTGTGGAGTCGATTTCGATGTCCTGGAGCATGATACGGCTTACACGGCGGAACAAACCGCTGAGTCTCTCCATGTTCCGCAAGGACATTTCGCGAAGACTGTGGTCCTGAACGTGGATGGCAGTCGCATCTTGGCTGTCATTCCCGCCAGTCGTTTGATCGACCTTGAATTAGTTCGTCGGGAAATGGGAGCAATGAACGTCCAATTGGTGGGTGAGGAAGAGTTCCGCCTGCTGTTCCCAGACTGCGAGTTGGGAGCGATCCCTCCGTTCGGCTCTGAGTATGAACTCGAAACGATCGTCGACGATGAACTTGGTTTGGGAGAGCACATTGTGTTCGATGGAAATAATCACCGTCGAGCGATTTATATGAGGTATCGAGACTTCTTAAGAATCGAACATCCCCGAATGGCACACATTGCGAATTGA
- a CDS encoding CBS domain-containing protein, producing MSTGFTSTSLPLAQEFMAKRLITVRPETDAAEAINLLLKHRISGMPVVDDAGNYLGVFSEKSCMRVLDQTAKIIGPDSLKAPLAREFMTSRLVCLSPDQDVFDAISLLLSHRFSGAPIATGSREFLGVFSEKTSMSVLINSAYDGVPGGKVGAFMNPDPGRLVSEETSLFDVTQIFIRTPYRRLPVISGNQIVGQISRRDVLQNSRILSAIVRYQVEANREKKSSAGDSIVFWKAHRQLPSTSVRAFMDTTAKTITKDYDLLSIAGVFLNTPYRRLPIVENGKVLGQVSRRDVLRTSLQLIKPIESTESGTLYLSAVGGAEQKMTALS from the coding sequence ATGTCGACCGGGTTCACTTCTACATCGCTTCCACTTGCTCAAGAGTTTATGGCAAAACGACTGATCACAGTTCGGCCAGAGACGGATGCTGCGGAGGCGATCAATTTGCTACTGAAGCATCGCATCTCAGGAATGCCGGTCGTCGATGATGCAGGAAACTACCTAGGTGTGTTTTCTGAAAAGAGTTGCATGCGTGTGCTCGATCAGACCGCCAAGATTATCGGCCCGGACAGTTTGAAGGCTCCGCTGGCTCGCGAGTTCATGACATCACGCTTGGTATGTCTCTCTCCCGATCAGGATGTTTTTGATGCGATCAGCCTTCTGCTGAGTCATCGATTCTCCGGGGCACCGATCGCGACAGGTTCGCGAGAGTTTCTCGGTGTTTTCTCTGAGAAGACGAGTATGAGTGTGCTGATCAATAGCGCTTATGATGGAGTTCCAGGAGGAAAGGTTGGAGCGTTCATGAACCCTGACCCAGGTCGACTGGTCAGCGAAGAGACATCTCTGTTCGACGTGACTCAGATCTTCATTCGGACTCCTTATCGCCGCTTACCAGTGATTTCGGGGAATCAGATTGTTGGCCAGATTAGTCGACGTGATGTTCTGCAGAATTCGCGGATATTGAGCGCGATCGTTCGGTATCAAGTCGAAGCAAATCGAGAGAAGAAGAGTTCTGCTGGGGATTCAATTGTCTTCTGGAAAGCTCACCGGCAGTTGCCATCAACGAGCGTCAGGGCATTCATGGATACTACAGCGAAGACGATTACGAAAGATTATGATTTGTTATCGATCGCGGGAGTTTTCTTAAATACTCCTTATCGACGTTTGCCAATTGTTGAAAACGGAAAGGTGCTTGGGCAGGTAAGTCGGCGAGATGTACTGCGAACATCGTTGCAGTTGATTAAGCCGATTGAGTCCACAGAAAGCGGAACTCTGTATTTGAGTGCCGTGGGAGGAGCTGAGCAGAAAATGACTGCGCTCTCCTGA
- a CDS encoding sialidase family protein — MDSNKPHPFSVRQLLNLVLCTLVLLNCSVQAEEFYEAELLFPLESWHNHGSCIVQCPNGDLLACWFHGSGERQADDVEILGARKTSGSSTWSKPFSMADTPGFPDTNCCMIIDPEERLWLLWPTIQANLWESALMKYKTSTNYTQPDGPPAWDLMSVLHVKHPGDFPEQVRTKALEYAGKARETELVKAWVNIITRQAEDKLTRRIGWFTRAHPLILDDGRMLVGLYSDGFSFSLVAITDDLGKTWTFSEPIVGGGNIQPSFAQKNDGTIVAYMRDNGPPPKRVLVSESSDRGETWSKVTDHPVLNNPGSGLELMRARNGDWLCVYNDMTDGRHSLAVSISHDEGETWPATRHLELRQSDEGSFHYPSIIEDEDGHFHVTYSYFIHTDQYGEKVGKGIKHAVFNREWILSDE; from the coding sequence ATGGATTCAAACAAGCCTCATCCGTTTTCGGTGCGACAACTTTTGAACCTGGTGCTTTGCACGCTGGTCTTACTGAACTGCTCGGTCCAAGCCGAAGAGTTTTACGAGGCCGAATTGCTGTTCCCGCTGGAGTCATGGCACAACCACGGATCTTGCATCGTTCAGTGCCCGAACGGAGACCTGCTGGCGTGCTGGTTCCATGGTTCCGGAGAACGTCAGGCCGACGATGTCGAGATTCTTGGAGCGAGAAAAACCTCGGGGTCCAGCACATGGTCAAAGCCGTTTTCAATGGCGGACACTCCCGGCTTCCCCGACACCAACTGCTGCATGATCATCGATCCTGAAGAACGCTTGTGGCTGTTGTGGCCGACGATTCAGGCGAACCTTTGGGAGTCGGCACTGATGAAGTACAAGACGTCCACGAATTACACTCAACCCGATGGTCCTCCAGCATGGGACCTCATGAGCGTCCTGCACGTCAAGCATCCGGGTGACTTTCCAGAACAAGTCCGCACCAAAGCTCTTGAGTACGCAGGCAAGGCTCGTGAAACAGAACTGGTCAAAGCCTGGGTAAACATCATCACACGTCAGGCAGAGGACAAGTTGACGCGGCGAATTGGATGGTTCACGCGTGCCCATCCACTGATTCTCGACGACGGCCGCATGCTTGTCGGACTTTATTCAGACGGGTTTTCCTTCTCCCTCGTTGCGATCACCGACGACCTCGGAAAAACGTGGACCTTCAGTGAGCCGATTGTCGGAGGCGGAAACATTCAGCCCAGCTTCGCTCAGAAGAACGACGGAACGATCGTCGCATACATGCGAGACAATGGGCCTCCTCCGAAGCGGGTGCTGGTCTCCGAGTCGAGTGACCGAGGAGAAACCTGGAGCAAAGTGACCGATCACCCCGTTCTCAATAACCCCGGGTCAGGACTTGAACTGATGCGGGCTCGCAATGGAGATTGGCTGTGCGTTTACAACGACATGACAGACGGGCGGCATTCGCTGGCAGTCTCGATTTCGCATGACGAAGGCGAGACATGGCCCGCGACGCGGCACCTTGAGCTCCGACAATCTGACGAGGGCTCATTCCACTATCCATCGATCATTGAAGATGAGGATGGCCACTTCCACGTCACCTACAGCTACTTCATCCATACGGATCAATACGGAGAGAAAGTCGGCAAAGGCATCAAGCACGCCGTCTTTAACCGTGAATGGATTCTCTCAGACGAGTAA
- a CDS encoding sigma-70 family RNA polymerase sigma factor: protein MKELAEVEPYLIEICNEEQSLFRGQFSAPLELGRQRVDEEPPFALVEEDQRLVIAGIEDRTVSRHQLQVTREVDGSITIQNISTTASVRHPDGTKFRPGESLIAESVQQFYLKNMRIIVASSEALLDEFLDEESSLGSVSVLLTDLTALDQDAIQRLFEKYYLPMVKFARSKMAGISRRVADEEDIAQSAFHSFCSSAMAGNFPELNDRDNLWRILTTLINRKVIDHYHHDRRQKRGGGVVRGDSVFLGGTESGPVGIVEWADNEPTPEAAAEMAETCCLLLDQLGDDNLKNVALMKLEGHTNDEIAEHLKSSRRTVHRWLKQIRDKWS from the coding sequence ATGAAAGAGCTTGCGGAAGTTGAGCCCTACCTGATCGAGATTTGTAACGAAGAGCAAAGCTTGTTTCGTGGCCAGTTTTCCGCGCCCCTTGAACTTGGACGTCAACGCGTTGATGAAGAACCGCCGTTTGCATTGGTCGAAGAAGACCAGCGGCTCGTGATTGCCGGGATCGAAGATCGGACCGTCAGCCGGCATCAACTGCAAGTCACTCGCGAAGTCGATGGATCGATCACGATCCAGAATATCTCGACCACAGCTTCGGTTCGACATCCTGATGGGACCAAGTTTCGCCCCGGGGAATCACTCATTGCGGAGTCAGTGCAGCAATTCTATTTGAAGAACATGCGAATTATCGTCGCTTCTTCAGAGGCTCTGCTCGATGAGTTTCTCGACGAGGAATCCTCCCTCGGTTCTGTGTCCGTGCTTCTCACGGATCTTACGGCACTCGATCAAGACGCCATCCAACGTCTCTTCGAGAAATACTATCTTCCGATGGTGAAGTTCGCCCGTAGCAAGATGGCGGGGATCTCCCGGCGGGTTGCTGATGAAGAAGATATTGCTCAAAGCGCGTTTCACAGCTTCTGCAGTTCCGCGATGGCAGGGAACTTTCCTGAGTTGAATGATCGTGACAACCTGTGGCGGATCCTAACGACACTCATCAACCGCAAAGTGATTGACCACTATCATCATGATCGACGCCAGAAACGCGGAGGCGGCGTCGTTCGCGGGGATTCGGTGTTCCTCGGAGGAACTGAGTCCGGACCGGTTGGGATTGTCGAATGGGCCGACAACGAACCAACTCCCGAAGCGGCCGCTGAAATGGCGGAGACGTGTTGCCTGCTTCTCGATCAACTCGGCGATGACAATCTAAAGAATGTCGCGCTGATGAAGCTTGAAGGACACACGAACGACGAAATCGCTGAGCATCTCAAATCCAGCCGCAGAACCGTCCATCGGTGGCTCAAGCAGATCCGCGATAAGTGGTCTTGA